A single genomic interval of Ruminococcus sp. NK3A76 harbors:
- a CDS encoding CTP synthase — translation MPTKYVFVTGGVVSGLGKGITAASLGRLLKARGYSVTIQKFDPYINVDPGTMSPYQHGEVFVTDDGAETDLDLGHYERFIDENLSINSNVTTGKVYWNVLNKERRGDYLGGTVQVVPHITNEIKERLYRTAKTNDLDVVITEIGGTVGDIESTPFLEAIRQASIELGRGNSVFIHVCLLPYISGSKELKSKPTQHSVKELLSIGIQPNILVLRSEMEIPKDMKQKIGLFCNVRAEDVVQNLTAPSLYEVPLWLEREGLADIVCEHLGLEKRKPNLDGWKAMIERIKNCDKRITIGLVGKYVELEDAYLSVAEALRHGGFDNGAEVDIKWIQSEDITDANAKDKLAGCDGIIVPGGFGDRGIEGMISSIKYARENGVPMFGICLGMQMSVVEFARHAAGLKGANSTEFGDTPNPVIDIMDEQKDITEKGGTMRLGLYPCKLKEGTVSREVYGQDLIYERHRHRWEFNNGFRKTLQDAGLVLAGISPDEKLVEIVELPKSVHPWFVGVQFHPEFKSRPNHPHVLFRDFIRAAVEYSGK, via the coding sequence ATGCCTACAAAGTATGTATTCGTCACCGGCGGCGTTGTTTCAGGTCTTGGAAAAGGCATCACAGCAGCCTCGCTCGGCAGGCTTTTAAAAGCAAGGGGCTACAGCGTGACTATTCAGAAGTTCGACCCCTATATCAATGTTGACCCCGGCACTATGTCGCCCTATCAGCACGGCGAAGTGTTCGTTACAGACGACGGTGCTGAGACTGACCTCGACCTTGGCCACTACGAGCGCTTTATCGACGAGAACCTGTCTATTAATTCAAATGTCACCACAGGCAAGGTATACTGGAACGTGCTCAACAAGGAAAGACGTGGCGATTACTTAGGCGGCACCGTACAGGTAGTTCCCCACATCACAAACGAGATAAAGGAGCGCCTTTACCGCACAGCTAAGACAAACGACCTCGATGTAGTCATCACCGAGATAGGCGGTACTGTCGGCGATATAGAGTCAACACCTTTTCTTGAAGCTATCAGGCAGGCATCTATAGAGCTTGGCAGAGGCAATTCCGTGTTCATTCACGTTTGCCTGCTCCCCTACATATCCGGTTCAAAGGAATTAAAGAGCAAGCCCACACAGCACAGCGTTAAGGAGCTGCTCTCTATCGGCATACAGCCTAATATTCTCGTGCTCCGTTCGGAAATGGAGATCCCTAAGGATATGAAGCAGAAGATAGGCCTTTTCTGCAACGTGCGTGCTGAGGACGTTGTACAGAACCTCACAGCACCCTCGCTTTATGAAGTTCCGCTCTGGCTTGAGCGTGAGGGTCTTGCAGATATTGTCTGCGAGCACTTAGGCCTGGAAAAGCGCAAGCCCAACCTCGACGGCTGGAAGGCTATGATAGAGCGCATCAAAAACTGCGACAAGAGGATAACTATCGGCCTTGTCGGAAAGTATGTCGAGCTGGAGGACGCTTATCTCTCGGTTGCTGAGGCTCTGCGTCACGGCGGCTTTGACAACGGCGCTGAGGTAGATATAAAATGGATACAGTCTGAGGACATCACAGATGCAAACGCCAAGGACAAGCTCGCAGGCTGCGACGGCATAATCGTTCCCGGCGGCTTCGGCGACAGAGGCATCGAGGGCATGATATCCTCTATCAAATACGCAAGAGAAAACGGCGTGCCGATGTTCGGCATATGCTTAGGTATGCAGATGAGCGTCGTAGAATTCGCAAGGCACGCAGCAGGGCTTAAGGGCGCTAATTCCACCGAGTTCGGCGACACACCAAACCCTGTTATAGACATTATGGACGAGCAGAAGGACATTACAGAAAAGGGCGGCACTATGCGTCTTGGCCTGTATCCCTGCAAGCTCAAGGAAGGCACAGTCAGCCGTGAGGTATACGGCCAGGATCTTATCTACGAGCGCCACCGTCACCGCTGGGAGTTCAACAACGGCTTCCGTAAGACATTACAGGACGCAGGACTTGTTCTGGCAGGCATCTCGCCTGATGAAAAGCTCGTTGAGATAGTTGAGCTTCCCAAGAGCGTTCACCCGTGGTTTGTTGGTGTTCAGTTCCACCCTGAGTTCAAGTCCCGTCCCAATCACCCGCACGTTCTGTTCCGTGATTTCATCAGAGCGGCTGTTGAGTATTCGGGCAAGTAA
- a CDS encoding SGNH/GDSL hydrolase family protein — translation MKKLIAMTLAVMLAGMALTACGDSSSSSSGGESSSASQSSSSAETESTSGDESQADAGSDLKAPVADGAIDITQGMTENMLTRSILSEGDTTRLANKLKEAKDTSNDKTWNIVFLGDSITAGSSAAGTKYNFVGLFTEWWKQNYNKKTIITNAGIGATNTYFGVHRADRDVLSKDPDIIFIEFINDSGDMFYEKTMESLIRKCLAYKSNPAVVLVEMSLDGGGNALEQHLPPAEKYGVPVLSYHDAIYPEVQAGNISFKSSKGRPGDKDGLSPDGTHPNNCGHAMVAQMIENFIDKVAATADQAGEITPFDESSESLTGDVYKNAHISDTSTKDFEVKDVKGFAEESTPWNFQNGWSAVNAGDTITFEMEFRNLGMLYYKTVNGESGSVEVKVDDGEGVVVSGDFSGGWGDYTADTEIYSSDDTAKHTVTVTVLDGDKTNFEIHGWLVS, via the coding sequence ATGAAGAAACTAATTGCAATGACACTTGCGGTAATGCTCGCAGGTATGGCGTTGACCGCCTGCGGCGACAGCAGCTCGTCATCGTCCGGCGGTGAGTCATCATCTGCCTCACAGAGCAGCAGCTCCGCAGAAACCGAGAGCACAAGCGGCGATGAGTCGCAGGCTGATGCAGGCTCCGACCTTAAGGCACCTGTTGCTGACGGTGCTATCGACATCACACAGGGCATGACAGAGAATATGCTCACACGCTCGATACTCTCTGAGGGCGACACCACACGCCTGGCAAACAAGCTCAAAGAGGCTAAGGATACCTCGAACGACAAGACATGGAATATCGTCTTCCTTGGTGACTCTATTACTGCCGGCAGCTCGGCAGCAGGCACAAAGTATAACTTTGTAGGCCTTTTCACCGAATGGTGGAAGCAGAATTACAACAAGAAGACTATCATCACAAACGCAGGCATAGGTGCGACAAACACATATTTCGGCGTTCACAGGGCAGACAGAGACGTTCTCTCTAAAGATCCTGATATCATCTTCATCGAGTTTATAAACGACTCGGGCGATATGTTCTATGAGAAGACTATGGAGAGCCTTATCAGAAAGTGCCTCGCATATAAGTCTAACCCTGCTGTAGTTCTTGTCGAGATGTCTCTTGACGGCGGCGGAAATGCACTTGAACAGCACCTTCCCCCTGCTGAGAAGTACGGCGTGCCCGTGCTTTCATACCACGATGCTATCTACCCCGAAGTACAGGCAGGAAATATCAGCTTCAAGTCTTCAAAGGGCAGACCGGGCGATAAGGACGGCCTTTCTCCTGACGGCACCCACCCGAACAACTGCGGTCATGCAATGGTGGCTCAGATGATCGAGAACTTCATCGACAAGGTCGCTGCTACAGCAGATCAGGCAGGCGAGATAACGCCTTTCGATGAATCGAGCGAATCGCTCACAGGTGATGTATATAAGAATGCTCATATCTCCGATACGAGCACAAAGGATTTTGAGGTCAAGGACGTCAAGGGCTTTGCAGAGGAGAGCACTCCCTGGAACTTCCAGAACGGCTGGTCGGCTGTAAATGCAGGCGACACTATCACCTTTGAAATGGAATTCCGCAACCTCGGTATGCTTTACTATAAGACAGTAAACGGCGAGAGCGGCTCTGTTGAGGTCAAGGTCGATGACGGCGAGGGCGTAGTAGTAAGCGGCGACTTCTCCGGCGGCTGGGGCGACTATACCGCAGACACCGAGATCTACAGCTCAGACGATACTGCCAAGCATACAGTCACAGTTACCGTGCTTGACGGCGACAAGACAAACTTCGAGATACACGGCTGGCTGGTATCCTGA
- a CDS encoding SLC13 family permease, producing the protein MQKVRSFIKDQPVLVIAFIAAAVTMMIVPPDSEYSGYINRAVLIQLFSLMTAIAGLRSIGVFERATGLLLTKANTTRRLGQVFVLVCFFTSMLVTNDVALLTFVPITLMTLKKAGQKSIILIVVLETAAANLGSMLTPIGNPQNLYIYDFYKLSALVFIKTMAPAGLASIVLLMLLTLLIPNEKCALPQSSEQKVERRPLIGYTLLFVICILTVLRAVPDLVCLLAALLCALILDKKLLTKVDYPLLMTFICFFVFVGNIARIGAVNDLVSTLIQGRAMIISTLLSQFISNVPAAVMLSGFTNNGTQLLLGVNLGGLGTVIASLASLISFQFYRKTEGSDSVRYMAVFSVVGFGMLMILLLFEMLILMI; encoded by the coding sequence ATGCAGAAGGTAAGGAGTTTTATAAAAGACCAGCCAGTGCTGGTGATAGCATTTATTGCGGCTGCTGTTACGATGATGATCGTTCCGCCTGACAGTGAATACTCAGGCTACATAAACAGAGCTGTGCTCATTCAGCTTTTCTCGCTGATGACGGCTATTGCAGGACTAAGGAGCATAGGAGTTTTCGAGCGGGCAACAGGTCTGCTGCTCACAAAAGCCAATACAACAAGACGGCTGGGGCAGGTGTTCGTGCTGGTATGCTTTTTCACATCAATGCTCGTGACAAATGACGTTGCACTGCTGACATTCGTGCCGATAACGCTAATGACGCTTAAAAAAGCCGGGCAGAAAAGCATAATACTCATCGTAGTGCTTGAAACTGCGGCGGCAAATCTTGGAAGTATGCTCACCCCTATCGGCAATCCGCAGAACCTTTACATATACGACTTCTACAAGCTGTCGGCGCTTGTGTTTATAAAGACTATGGCGCCTGCCGGGCTTGCGAGCATTGTGCTGCTCATGCTGCTGACACTGCTTATACCGAATGAAAAGTGCGCACTCCCTCAGAGCAGCGAGCAGAAGGTCGAGCGCAGGCCGCTTATCGGATACACACTGCTTTTTGTGATATGCATACTCACAGTACTTCGTGCAGTGCCTGATCTTGTCTGCCTGCTTGCAGCGCTTTTGTGTGCACTGATACTTGACAAAAAGCTGCTGACAAAGGTCGATTATCCGCTGCTTATGACGTTTATTTGCTTCTTTGTTTTTGTCGGCAACATAGCAAGGATAGGTGCTGTGAACGACCTTGTCTCAACGCTTATCCAGGGCAGGGCGATGATAATATCAACGCTGCTATCACAGTTTATCAGCAATGTTCCGGCGGCGGTGATGCTCTCAGGCTTTACAAACAACGGCACACAGCTGCTGCTCGGCGTGAACTTAGGCGGCTTAGGCACTGTGATAGCATCGCTCGCATCTCTTATCTCTTTTCAGTTTTACAGAAAGACAGAGGGTTCAGACTCGGTCAGATACATGGCTGTATTCTCGGTCGTGGGCTTTGGTATGCTTATGATACTTCTGCTTTTTGAGATGCTGATACTTATGATATAA
- the araA gene encoding L-arabinose isomerase yields MLKFWFITGSQFLYGEETLKKVEEDSKKIVDGLKLPFSVEYKLTAKTAGEIESIVKQANFDEDCVGIITFCHTFSPSKMWINGLTLLQKPWLHFHTQFNESIPNDEIDMDYMNLHQSAHGDREHGFIGARLRAPRTVVAGYWGDPAVQEKIAQWQRACMGARFSKNLKIVRFGDNMREVAVTEGDKVEAQIKLGWQVNTWPVGSLVKEMEKVTTPEIDALVNEYKKLYDINTDDEKSIRYQAREEIAIEKILIREGAHAFTNTFQDLYGMEQLPGLAAQHLMHKGYGFGAEGDWKTAGMEGIIKAMYPDGASSFMEDYTYDYKHELILGAHMLEVDPSIAADKPKIEVHPLGIGDRQPPARLVFEGKAGKAKALSLVDMGGRLRLIAQDVNCEKPFQDMPNLPVARTMWRPEPGFLEGLECWIIAGGAHHTVLSYDITEQALRDFARIMDIELVVIDKNTTPISLERELMLSDVLYNRR; encoded by the coding sequence ATGTTGAAATTCTGGTTTATAACCGGCTCGCAGTTTCTCTACGGCGAGGAGACACTTAAAAAGGTCGAGGAAGACTCAAAGAAGATAGTTGACGGCTTAAAGCTGCCTTTCTCCGTAGAGTATAAGCTGACAGCCAAAACAGCAGGCGAGATAGAGAGTATCGTAAAGCAGGCAAACTTTGATGAAGACTGTGTCGGCATAATAACCTTCTGCCACACGTTCTCTCCTTCAAAGATGTGGATAAACGGCCTTACTCTCCTGCAAAAGCCGTGGCTGCATTTCCATACACAGTTCAATGAATCTATCCCCAATGATGAGATAGATATGGATTATATGAACCTTCACCAGTCGGCTCACGGCGACAGAGAGCACGGCTTCATAGGCGCAAGGCTCAGAGCTCCGAGAACTGTTGTTGCAGGCTACTGGGGCGACCCGGCAGTTCAGGAAAAGATAGCACAGTGGCAGAGAGCCTGCATGGGCGCACGTTTTTCAAAGAACCTTAAGATAGTCCGTTTCGGTGATAATATGCGTGAGGTCGCAGTTACCGAGGGCGATAAGGTAGAAGCTCAGATAAAGCTGGGCTGGCAGGTCAATACATGGCCTGTTGGCAGTCTTGTTAAAGAGATGGAGAAAGTCACTACCCCTGAGATAGATGCACTTGTAAACGAGTACAAAAAACTGTACGATATCAATACCGATGACGAGAAGTCCATTCGCTATCAGGCGAGGGAAGAGATAGCGATCGAGAAGATACTCATTCGTGAGGGCGCTCATGCATTCACGAACACCTTCCAGGATCTTTACGGAATGGAACAGCTCCCAGGCCTTGCAGCACAGCACCTTATGCATAAGGGCTACGGCTTCGGTGCAGAGGGCGACTGGAAGACGGCCGGCATGGAGGGTATCATCAAGGCTATGTATCCTGACGGCGCATCGTCGTTCATGGAGGACTACACATACGACTATAAACACGAGCTTATTCTTGGCGCTCATATGCTGGAAGTTGACCCGAGCATTGCAGCAGACAAGCCGAAGATAGAGGTACACCCACTCGGCATAGGCGACAGACAGCCCCCTGCAAGACTTGTGTTTGAAGGCAAAGCAGGCAAGGCAAAGGCGCTCTCGCTCGTTGATATGGGCGGCAGGCTCAGGCTCATAGCGCAGGACGTAAACTGCGAAAAGCCTTTCCAGGATATGCCCAATCTTCCCGTAGCAAGAACAATGTGGCGCCCCGAGCCGGGCTTCCTTGAAGGCCTTGAATGCTGGATAATAGCAGGCGGAGCTCATCATACAGTGCTTTCCTACGATATAACAGAGCAGGCACTGCGTGATTTTGCACGCATCATGGACATCGAGCTTGTTGTGATAGACAAAAACACAACACCTATTTCACTCGAACGTGAACTTATGCTCTCGGACGTTTTATACAACAGAAGATAA
- a CDS encoding FGGY-family carbohydrate kinase: protein MTQTEFIKSGKASIGIEFGSTRIKAVLIGENNEPLASGVHDWQNTLLDGVWTYPLDEVKAGLQDCFADLCKNVEKEYGTKLTSAAAMGVSAMMHGYLVFDKDGKQLVPFRTWRNTMTEQAAAKLTEEFSFNIPQRWSIAHLYQAILNNEEHIDKIAFMTTLAGYVHFLLTGKKVIGIGDASGIFPIDSVNCCYDEGMTEKFDALTGGTRFGAKLLDIMPEIVMVGENAGTLTEEGAKLLDPTGSFKAGVPLCPPEGDAQTGMAATNSIAPKTGNVSAGTSIFSMIVLEKALSAVHREIDIVTTPCGDPVAMVHCNSCTTDFDAWVAMFGSLLSAAGSDMSKGRLYDLIYSLAAKGDPDCGGVIAYNYYAGEPVTGLDSGKPLVFRSPDSKFTIENLARSLVYSTVATLKIGMDILTEEEKVSLERIYAHGGLFKTPVPSQNLLAAALGTDITLMKSAGEGGAWGIALLAAFTAREDKSMTLDRFLDEKVFGAMDGSTVSPDARDTDGIKAYMDIYKAGLAAERAAAQI, encoded by the coding sequence ATGACACAGACTGAGTTCATAAAGTCAGGTAAGGCCTCTATCGGTATAGAATTCGGCTCGACAAGAATAAAGGCCGTTCTCATAGGCGAGAACAACGAGCCTCTTGCATCAGGCGTTCACGACTGGCAGAACACACTCCTTGACGGCGTGTGGACATATCCTCTTGATGAGGTAAAGGCCGGCCTTCAGGACTGCTTTGCAGACCTTTGCAAAAACGTAGAAAAGGAATACGGCACAAAGCTCACATCAGCAGCCGCTATGGGCGTTTCTGCAATGATGCACGGCTATCTCGTATTTGATAAAGACGGTAAACAGCTTGTGCCTTTCAGGACATGGAGAAACACCATGACAGAGCAGGCGGCTGCAAAGCTCACTGAGGAGTTTTCGTTCAATATCCCTCAGCGCTGGAGTATCGCTCACCTCTATCAGGCTATACTCAATAATGAGGAGCATATCGACAAGATAGCTTTCATGACCACACTTGCAGGCTATGTTCATTTCCTGCTCACCGGTAAAAAGGTCATAGGCATAGGCGATGCATCGGGAATATTCCCTATTGACTCTGTTAACTGCTGCTATGATGAGGGCATGACAGAGAAGTTTGATGCACTGACCGGCGGCACACGCTTTGGCGCAAAGCTGCTCGATATCATGCCTGAGATAGTTATGGTAGGCGAGAATGCCGGCACTCTTACTGAGGAGGGCGCAAAGCTGCTCGACCCGACAGGCAGCTTCAAGGCCGGCGTGCCTCTCTGCCCGCCCGAGGGCGACGCACAGACAGGCATGGCTGCTACAAACAGCATTGCTCCCAAAACAGGCAATGTTTCAGCAGGAACATCTATCTTCTCGATGATAGTTTTGGAAAAGGCACTCAGCGCAGTTCACCGTGAGATAGATATTGTTACTACTCCCTGCGGCGACCCTGTTGCTATGGTACACTGCAACAGCTGCACCACCGACTTTGATGCGTGGGTGGCTATGTTCGGCTCGCTGCTGAGCGCTGCCGGCAGCGATATGTCAAAGGGCAGGCTCTATGACCTTATCTATTCGCTCGCAGCAAAGGGCGACCCCGACTGCGGCGGCGTGATAGCATATAACTACTACGCAGGCGAACCTGTTACAGGCCTTGACTCGGGTAAGCCGCTCGTTTTCAGGAGCCCTGATTCAAAGTTCACAATAGAAAACCTGGCAAGAAGCCTTGTTTATTCGACAGTTGCAACCCTTAAGATAGGTATGGATATACTTACCGAGGAAGAAAAAGTCTCGCTTGAGAGGATATATGCTCACGGCGGTCTTTTCAAGACACCGGTTCCGAGCCAGAATCTCCTTGCAGCCGCACTGGGTACTGATATAACCCTTATGAAGTCGGCAGGCGAGGGCGGCGCATGGGGCATAGCTCTGCTTGCTGCATTCACTGCAAGAGAGGATAAGTCGATGACGCTTGACCGCTTCCTTGATGAGAAGGTATTCGGAGCTATGGACGGCAGCACAGTTTCTCCTGATGCCAGGGATACCGACGGTATCAAGGCTTACATGGATATCTACAAGGCAGGCCTTGCAGCAGAGCGTGCTGCGGCACAGATATAG
- a CDS encoding ABC transporter permease (membrane component of a putative sugar ABC transporter system) gives MLSVSSPEGKLKAPHSKISDTNLLTTITIAVFFVMYIGSMVFLKEGFLKPQTMLNLISTNAYLIILACGMSLVMITGGIDISVGGVTALVAMSCAVYLDMHDGNVYMAMLLAIGIGLAFGIVQGFLIAYLKIQPFIVTLAGMFFARGLTTIIHTNPFNVENKDFVELKDTRITLPDFLGSTTRRGRFIPATIEIGVIVALVIVAILFCVLKWTKLGRNFYAVGGNRQSALMLGINTQRTTFISHVICSLLAGIGGFVYFMHVGSGSPSHATGAEMNAIASAIIGGTMLTGGVGNIIGTLFGVLSLSLIQSIVSSVGLDQAWWTGITIAAMLCIFLVVQSIIIARRKKSNIKLANAKVPKPKEAAS, from the coding sequence ATGTTAAGTGTTTCTTCTCCTGAGGGGAAGCTCAAAGCACCCCACAGTAAAATTTCAGATACCAATCTGCTTACTACAATAACGATAGCAGTTTTCTTCGTGATGTATATCGGCTCTATGGTATTCTTAAAAGAGGGCTTCCTTAAGCCCCAGACTATGCTCAATCTTATAAGCACAAATGCTTATCTTATAATCCTTGCGTGCGGTATGAGCCTTGTTATGATAACAGGCGGTATAGATATCTCAGTCGGCGGCGTTACAGCTCTCGTAGCTATGAGCTGTGCAGTTTACCTTGATATGCACGACGGCAATGTGTATATGGCTATGCTCCTTGCAATAGGCATCGGTCTTGCATTCGGTATCGTTCAGGGCTTCCTTATAGCATATCTGAAGATACAGCCGTTTATAGTTACCCTCGCAGGAATGTTCTTCGCAAGAGGTCTTACAACTATCATTCACACAAACCCCTTCAATGTTGAGAATAAGGATTTCGTTGAGCTGAAGGATACAAGGATAACACTTCCTGATTTCTTAGGCTCTACAACAAGACGAGGCAGATTTATCCCTGCTACTATCGAGATAGGTGTTATAGTTGCACTTGTTATCGTGGCTATCCTTTTCTGTGTTCTTAAGTGGACAAAGCTCGGCCGTAACTTCTACGCAGTAGGCGGCAACAGACAGAGTGCACTCATGCTCGGTATCAACACTCAGAGAACAACTTTCATCTCGCACGTTATATGCAGCCTGCTTGCAGGTATAGGCGGTTTTGTGTACTTCATGCACGTTGGCTCAGGTTCTCCCTCTCACGCAACAGGCGCAGAGATGAACGCTATAGCTTCCGCTATCATCGGCGGCACAATGCTTACAGGCGGTGTCGGCAATATCATAGGCACACTCTTTGGTGTACTCTCACTCTCACTTATACAGAGCATCGTTTCATCAGTTGGTCTTGACCAGGCATGGTGGACAGGTATAACAATAGCTGCTATGCTCTGCATATTCCTTGTAGTTCAGAGTATCATCATCGCAAGACGTAAGAAGTCAAACATCAAGCTCGCAAATGCCAAAGTACCCAAACCAAAGGAGGCTGCGTCATGA
- a CDS encoding ABC transporter permease has translation MPTSKALPPKTPLWAKIARHQIIIPIAALLLLALFNLIADPSFFRIELKENSEGYKILSGNIISIIDNGSELAILALGMTLVTAASGGQDISVGAAIAISGSVMLRVLCGGQTTADKIQAPIIVALLIACLVSMAFGAFNGALVAFFKIQPMVATLILFTAGRSIAAWINNNELPNLKDESFAYFGNYLPGIPIPTPFLIAIVCFIVTWLFMKFTNISLYVQSVGVNEKTSRLNGLNPEFIKLMTYVLLGLCVAIAAFIKVSRISTINYSVIAKDIEMDAILAVALGGNALSGGKFSISSSVLGAYVIQFLTTTLYKFEVKATALPAYKAVVVIILVVLSAPTVREKLSRLGKKLKKKESAPQAA, from the coding sequence ATGCCGACAAGTAAAGCACTGCCGCCCAAGACTCCGCTCTGGGCAAAAATAGCAAGGCACCAGATAATTATCCCGATAGCAGCGCTTTTGCTGCTCGCACTCTTTAACCTTATAGCAGACCCGTCATTTTTCCGTATAGAACTTAAGGAAAATTCCGAAGGGTATAAGATACTCAGCGGCAACATAATCTCGATCATAGACAACGGCTCTGAGCTTGCGATACTCGCACTCGGCATGACCCTTGTAACAGCAGCCTCAGGAGGACAGGATATATCTGTAGGCGCTGCAATAGCTATAAGCGGCAGCGTTATGCTCCGTGTGCTCTGCGGCGGTCAGACAACAGCTGATAAGATACAGGCTCCGATAATCGTAGCACTCCTTATCGCTTGCCTCGTATCTATGGCATTCGGTGCATTCAACGGTGCCCTGGTCGCCTTCTTCAAGATACAACCTATGGTCGCCACGCTGATACTGTTTACGGCGGGACGTTCGATAGCAGCGTGGATAAACAACAACGAGCTGCCGAATCTCAAAGACGAGAGCTTTGCATACTTCGGCAACTATCTCCCGGGAATACCGATCCCGACACCATTCCTTATAGCTATAGTCTGCTTTATAGTGACATGGCTGTTTATGAAGTTTACAAACATCAGCCTCTATGTTCAGTCTGTCGGTGTCAATGAAAAAACATCAAGACTAAACGGCTTGAACCCTGAGTTTATCAAGCTGATGACATACGTTCTGCTTGGCCTTTGCGTAGCGATCGCTGCATTTATAAAGGTAAGCCGTATATCCACCATCAACTACTCAGTAATTGCAAAGGATATAGAAATGGACGCTATCCTTGCAGTTGCACTCGGCGGTAATGCACTGAGCGGCGGTAAGTTCAGCATAAGCTCGTCTGTTCTCGGCGCATACGTTATCCAGTTCCTGACTACGACTCTTTATAAGTTCGAGGTAAAGGCTACAGCACTTCCTGCATACAAGGCAGTAGTAGTTATAATCCTCGTTGTTCTGAGCGCACCTACCGTAAGAGAGAAGCTCTCTCGTCTCGGCAAGAAGCTCAAGAAGAAGGAGTCGGCGCCTCAGGCAGCCTGA
- a CDS encoding sugar ABC transporter ATP-binding protein, which yields MKDDSLLEMRGIYKSFPGVKALQNVDFTLRKGEIHALMGENGAGKSTLIKVLTGVHVKDEGDISLQGKGKVNIHSPQDAQNNGISTVYQEISLCPNLTVAENIFIARGKGGLVSWRSMNKKAQELLDSLGIAVRATQQLASCSIAVQQMVAIARAVDMDCSVLILDEPTSSLDESEVAKLFVLMRQLKEKGVGIIFVTHFLDQVYEVCDRITVLRDGQLVGEYEIETLPRIQLVSKMLGKDLDDMADIKTDVQTDVDRSQTPVYQAEGLSSSEGIGPYNFEIHKGEVNGFTGLLGSGRSESVRAIFGADKVTGGKIKIDGQEVKITKPRDAMKHGIAYLPEDRKRDGIVGDLSVRDNIILALQVKTGFFKPFSKAKATEFANEYIKLLDIKTASVNTPIKSLSGGNQQKVILARWLLTHPKYLILDEPTRGIDVGTKIDIQKLVLKLASEGMCVTFISSETDEMLRTCSRLLVMRDRKLVGELTGDQLTQAAVMNTIAGGEKNADK from the coding sequence ATGAAAGATGATTCGCTGCTTGAAATGCGGGGTATCTATAAGTCGTTTCCTGGCGTCAAGGCGCTGCAGAATGTTGATTTCACCCTAAGAAAGGGCGAGATACACGCTCTTATGGGCGAAAACGGCGCAGGAAAATCTACTCTTATAAAGGTGCTTACCGGCGTTCATGTCAAGGACGAGGGCGATATATCGCTGCAGGGCAAGGGCAAGGTCAATATCCATTCCCCGCAGGATGCTCAGAATAACGGTATAAGCACGGTTTATCAGGAAATATCGCTCTGCCCGAACCTTACGGTCGCAGAGAATATATTTATCGCCAGAGGCAAGGGCGGCCTTGTCAGCTGGAGAAGCATGAATAAGAAAGCACAGGAGCTGCTCGATTCACTGGGTATCGCAGTAAGGGCAACTCAGCAGCTCGCAAGCTGCTCGATAGCTGTTCAGCAGATGGTCGCTATCGCAAGAGCAGTTGATATGGACTGCAGCGTGCTTATCCTCGACGAGCCTACATCATCGCTCGACGAATCAGAGGTGGCTAAGCTGTTCGTGCTCATGCGTCAGCTTAAGGAGAAGGGCGTTGGTATAATCTTCGTAACTCACTTCCTTGACCAGGTGTATGAGGTTTGCGACAGGATAACGGTTCTCCGTGACGGCCAGCTCGTAGGTGAGTATGAGATAGAGACGCTCCCGAGAATACAGCTTGTATCAAAGATGCTCGGTAAGGATCTCGATGATATGGCTGATATCAAGACAGATGTACAGACTGATGTAGACAGGAGCCAGACGCCGGTATATCAGGCAGAGGGGCTTTCAAGCTCAGAAGGCATCGGGCCTTATAACTTCGAGATACATAAGGGTGAGGTCAACGGCTTTACCGGCCTTCTCGGTTCAGGCAGAAGTGAGAGCGTAAGAGCTATCTTCGGCGCTGATAAGGTAACAGGCGGCAAGATAAAGATCGACGGCCAGGAGGTAAAGATAACCAAGCCCCGTGATGCAATGAAGCACGGTATCGCATATCTCCCTGAGGACAGAAAGCGTGACGGTATCGTAGGTGATCTGTCGGTAAGAGACAATATCATTCTTGCCCTTCAGGTTAAGACAGGCTTCTTCAAGCCGTTCTCAAAGGCAAAGGCAACAGAGTTTGCAAATGAATACATAAAGCTGCTCGATATCAAGACAGCTTCTGTAAATACACCTATCAAGTCGCTCTCGGGCGGTAACCAGCAGAAGGTAATACTTGCACGCTGGCTGCTGACACACCCGAAGTACCTCATACTCGATGAGCCTACAAGAGGTATCGACGTAGGTACAAAGATAGATATCCAGAAGCTCGTTCTGAAGCTCGCATCAGAGGGTATGTGCGTTACATTCATCTCGTCTGAGACAGATGAGATGCTGCGTACCTGCTCAAGACTGCTTGTAATGAGAGACAGAAAGCTCGTAGGAGAGCTCACAGGTGACCAGCTGACACAGGCTGCGGTAATGAACACGATTGCAGGAGGTGAGAAAAATGCCGACAAGTAA